A window of the Fulvia fulva chromosome 11, complete sequence genome harbors these coding sequences:
- a CDS encoding Decarboxylase claH: MATATTTTATESPSNSGRRQARYLCLTILGYRKPGMSEEDYRNHMVNVSAPLTKDLMVKYGVKRWTQIHNQSETKALMSQLFDPQMCNLADYDCFSQVVFENIEDYKRMKQDPWYKKHLVGDHENFADTKRSQMTIGWVEEFVRDGQVVEGFKGC; this comes from the exons ATGGCAACAGCAACAACAACAACCGCCACTGAAAGTCCATCGAATTCAGGACGCAGGCAGGCCAGATACCTATGCCTCACCATCCTCGGATACCGTAAGCCTGGCATGAGCGAGGAAGACTATCGCAATCATATGGTCAACGTCTCAGCTCCACTGACCAAGGACCTCATGGTCAAATATGGCGTGAAGCGATGGACACAG ATCCATAATCAGTCCGAAACCAAGGCACTCATGTCACAGCTCTTCGATCCGCAGATGTGCAATCTTGCCGACTACGATTGCTTCAGTCAGGTCGTCTTCGAGAACATTGAAGATTACAAGAGGATGAAGCAGGATCCATGGTACAAGAAACATCTGGTCGGTGATCATGAAAACTTTGCCGATACCAAGAGAAGCCA AATGACAATTGGCTGGGTTGAAGAGTTTGTGCGTGATGGACAAGTCGTGGAAGGCTTCAAAGGATGCTAG
- a CDS encoding ABC multidrug transporter atrC, whose protein sequence is RIFHYADKLDYLLYAFALAGAVVTGAALPLTTLIFGKSVASFSGVSTQGNTQEFQSRVNQLVLYYVYIFVGRFVIGYVATLCVCVAGARTTRSMRTAFFECNLRQEIWHFDKPSTGSIAAQVTTNGNRINQGIAEKLYSTVGGLSLFFSSYIVALAVQWKLALITMTIVPANFLIFGVCLHFAISIDERVTRTYSRALVVAQEAISSIKTIKAFGAALQTVKKYDAFLTEAHQIGLAKSPLMGIFFSTSVFLVLAGTALAFWEGYRLYASGEVNDVGTVFTVVLSVTLGATSIITMLPSLEAVSAASSAAGELFEVMDKKTLLDPLSPDGEKPASLTGDIEIKDLHFAYPSRPSAEVLQGMTLKLPAGKTTALVGASGSGKSTIVGLLERWYVPSTGTILLDGLDIAKYNVKWLRSNIRLVQQEPILFQGTIFENVAKGLNEEQLALPQAKRLELVKQACRSSNAHDFVERLPHGYDTQVGERASMLSGGQRQRLSIARSIISDPKVLLLDEATSALDPRRVLLTTLIIAHRLSTVKAADNIAVVANGKIVEQGSHQELLHQDGLYAAVANAQDLGNHDDKEQPTDMEFFDAEDETMFSKTTVKTDSNVITQDKVEQANAASAGYSLLRSVLTMLSEHPDLYLQYAVISFGCIIAGGTYPAQAILLSRLIGVYSLQGEEAGRQANFFALMFFVLALANLFAKFGVGWCCNNVGQVITHRYRREMLQLVLRQDQDFFDRPENASGSLSSQLSSVPAAVQELMSANFGLILNVLTNAISSSIVAIAFGWKLGLVMVFGGLTIILVGGYMRIRLDQKLDAVTGEQFSASAGLATETVTAIKTISSLTLETTVLRQYSDAMQDIVSSVIKGSFVALLPYAISQSVDFLVIALGFWYGSTLVAQGEYTVNQFFVVFLCIVFGGQGAAQFFGYTKSITKAKVAANYMFWLRALNPTIGETPTNQNEAPRGESANLAAENVDFQYKQRTVSKVLQQISFRVKSGAHAAFVGPSGCGKSTIISLLMRFYDPVSGRILFNEDDISTLSPALYRQEMSLVQQEPPLYSSSVRANITLGLDHEASEEEVLEACRQAHVLDFIQALPEGLHTPCGSNGLQFSGGQRQRIAIARALIRNPRLLLLDEATSALDTQSERIVQQALDSAAADSSRTTIAVAHRLSTIKNANVIFVMEDGRIVETGTHDQLLQQRGRYYAMCLAQALDQAHD, encoded by the exons CGCATATTCCACTACGCCGACAAGCTCGATTATCTACTTTACGCCTTCGCCCTGGCTGGCGCCGTTGTCACAGGCGCTGCTCTTCCATTGACGACACTGATCTTCGGAAAATCTGTAGCATCGTTCAGCGGCGTGTCGACACAGGGTAATACACAAGAGTTCCAATCGAGGGTCAATCAGCTCGTCCTCTACTACGTCTACATCTTTGTAGGCCGTTTTGTCATCGGATATGTCGCGACACTCTGTGTGTGCGTGGCTGGTGCCAGAACAACGCGATCCATGAGGACAGCATTCTTCGAGTGCAACTTGCGACAAGAAATCTGGCATTTTGACAAGCCGAGCACTGGGTCGATCGCTGCTCAGGTCACCACTA ACGGGAATCGCATCAACCAAGGTATTGCTGAGAAGCTCTACTCTACCGTCGGCGGCCTGTCACTCTTCTTCTCATCGTACATCGTCGCGCTCGCTGTTCAGTGGAAGCTCGCACTGATAACCATGACGATCGTACCAGCAAACTTTCTGATATTCGGAGTCTGCCTGCATTTCGCCATCTCCATCGACGAACGGGTTACAAGAACCTACTCCCGAGCCTTGGTTGTGGCCCAAGAGGCCATCAGCTCTATCAAGACGATAAAAGCATTCGGAGCTGCGCTACAGACAGTGAAGAAATACGACGCATTCTTGACGGAAGCACATCAGATAGGACTTGCGAAATCGCCTTTGATGGGAATATTCTTCTCGACATCGGTCTTCTTGGTCTTGGCAGGCACTGCGCTTGCTTTCTGGGAAGGATACAGGCTCTACGCGAGCGGAGAAGTCAACGATGTTGGGACTGTGTTCACGGTAGTTCTGAGCGTCACCCTCGGAGCGACTTCCATCATAACAATGTTGCCGTCCCTCGAGGCCGTCAGCGCCGCTTCATCCGCTGCTGGAGAGCTGTTCGAGGTCATGGACAAGAAGACGCTTCTCGACCCACTCTCTCCTGATGGTGAGAAGCCTGCAAGCTTGACTGGAGACATTGAGATAAAGGACCTTCACTTCGCCTATCCTTCTCGTCCTTCAGCCGAAGTACTACAAGGAATGACATTGAAACTACCGGCTGGCAAGACTACGGCTCTCGTTGGAGCAAGTGGATCGGGCAAATCGACAATCGTTGGCTTGCTCGAGCGATGGTATGTCCCCTCTACTGGCACGATCCTCCTTGACGGTCTCGATATTGCCAAGTACAATGTCAAGTGGTTGAGAAGCAATATCCGGCTGGTGCAGCAAGAGCCTATCTTGTTCCAAGGTACAATCTTTGAAAATGTGGCTAAAGGTCTCAACGAGGAGCAGCTCGCACTTCCGCAAGCCAAACGATTAGAGCTAGTGAAACAGGCGTGCAGGTCAAGCAATGCGCACGACTTTGTAGAGCGTCTTCCCCATGGCTATGATACACAAGTCGGCGAGCGAGCGAGCATGCTCAGTGGAGGCCAACGACAACGCCTCTCGATCGCCAGAAGCATCATTTCTGATCCAAAGGTCCTTCTACTGGACGAGGCTACCAGTGCACTAGATCCAAGGCGAGTTCTCCTA ACCACTCTCATCATCGCACATCGCCTGTCCACGGTAAAGGCAGCTGACAACATTGCAGTCGTCGCGAATGGCAAGATTGTTGAGCAAGGCAGCCACCAGGAGCTTCTTCATCAGGACGGTCTCTATGCAGCTGTGGCCAATGCGCAGGATCTAGGAAATCACGACGACAAGGAGCAACCAACAGATATGGAGTTTTTCGACGCCGAGGATGAGACTATGTTTTCCAAGACCACAGTCAAGACCGATTCCAACGTGATAACGCAAGACAAGGTCGAGCAAGCGAATGCGGCATCAGCTGGGTACTCTCTACTCCGATCCGTGCTTACAATGTTATCGGAGCATCCAGACCTGTACCTCCAATATGCCGTCATCTCATTCGGTTGCATAATCGCTGGGGGGACATATCCAGCACAGGCCATCCTGTTGTCTCGACTGATTGGCGTATACTCACTGCAAGGTGAAGAGGCTGGTCGACAAGCCAACTTCTTCGCTCTCATGTTTTTCGTCCTTGCACTCGCCAACCTATTCGCCAAGTTCGGCGTTGGCTGGTGCTGCAACAATGTGGGACAAGTTATTACTCACCGATACCGTCGAGAGATGTTGCAATTAGTATTGCGTCAAGATCAGGACTTCTTCGATCGTCCTGAGAATGCATCAGGCTCGCTCAGCTCGCAACTCTCTTCGGTACCAGCTGCAGTACAGGAACTGATGTCAGCCAACTTTGGACTCATCCTGAACGTCCTCACCAACGCGATCTCCAGCAGTATCGTTGCAATAGCATTTGGATGGAAGCTCGGCCTCGTCATGGTCTTCGGCGGTCTGACGATCATACTCGTTGGTGGTTACATGCGCATACGCCTCGATCAGAAACTGGACGCTGTGACCGGCGAACAGTTTTCTGCCAGCGCGGGACTAGCGACAGAAACTGTTACAGCAATCAAGACAATCAGCTCGTTGACCCTCGAAACGACAGTACTACGACAGTACAGCGACGCCATGCAAGATATTGTGAGCTCAGTCATCAAAGGCTCCTTCGTCGCCTTGCTACCTTATGCCATATCCCAGTCTGTGGATTTCCTCGTCATAGCACTTGGGTTCTGGTATGGGTCAACACTAGTCGCACAAGGAGAATATACTGTGAATCAGTTCTTTGTTGTGTTTCTTTGCATCGTCTTCGGTGGTCAAGGAGCAGCACAGTTCTTCGGCTACACAAAGTCGATCACCAAAGCAAAAGTGGCAGCCAATTACATGTTCTGGCTACGCGCGCTCAATCCAACCATAGGCGAAACGCCAACGAACCAGAACGAAGCTCCTCGTGGCGAATCTGCAAACCTCGCAGCAGAGAACGTCGACTTCCAATACAAGCAGCGGACGGTCTCGAAGGTGTTGCAGCAAATCTCCTTCAGAGTCAAATCTGGAGCTCATGCCGCCTTTGTCGGGCCTTCTGGATGCGGCAAGAGTACGATCATCTCACTGTTGATGAGGTTCTACGATCCAGTCAGTGGTCGAATTCTGTTCAACGAGGATGACATCTCGACTCTCTCTCCAGCTCTCTATCGCCAAGAGATGTCTCTTGTACAGCAGGAGCCACCGCTGTACTCAAGCTCTGTACGGGCCAACATCACTCTTGGACTGGATCATGAAGCTTCCGAAGAAGAAGTACTCGAAGCTTGTCGACAAGCACATGTTTTGGACTTTATCCAAGCCTTGCCTGAAGGCCTGCACACTCCCTGTGGCTCGAATGGACTGCAATTCTCTGGAGGTCAACGACAGCGCATTGCGATAGCTCGAGCCCTGATACGAAACCCACGACTTCTGTTGTTGGACGAGGCGACCAGTGCTCTCGATACACAGAGTGAGCGGATCGTTCAGCAGGCGCTAGATAGTGCTGCCGCCGATTCAAGTCGAACGACGATTGCCGTGGCCCATCGACTCAGTACGATCAAGAACGCAAATGTAATCTTCGTTATGGAAGATGGACGCATCGTCGAGACTGGCACCCATGACCAACTTCTACAGCAAAGAGGCAGATACTATGCTATGTGTCTGGCTCAAGCGCTGGATCAAGCGCATGATTGA